A genomic region of Phragmites australis chromosome 2, lpPhrAust1.1, whole genome shotgun sequence contains the following coding sequences:
- the LOC133891939 gene encoding probable transcription factor GLK2 isoform X2, translating to MLEVSTLRSPSKADQRGFIGDHAGFPTSATDCDDFMVDDNLLDYIDFSCCDVPSFFDADGDILPDLEVDPMELLAEFSSLDDSAVSPADGCRALGDGGRAEAKPPDVKEAQKELLVEEKDEKRLLEDEKDVVKNGDEILSAVTTEDHAAAGSDTKLSGSAEGHSKKKPSTSAKNSHGKRKVDWTPELHRRFVQAVEQLGIDKAVPSRILEIMGIECLTRHNIASHLQKYRSHRKHLMAREAEAASWAQKRQMYAAAGTGAPRKDMPLPAAGPWVVVPTIGFPPPGAPTTMVQPPAPFGRPLHVWGHPPTAVDAAAPPAMLPVWPRHLAPPRPLPSWAHPPPVDPAYWHQQYNAARKWGPQAVTQGTPCVPPPMPPAVMRFPAPPVPGMMPHPMYRPMISPPPPPQSSKLAGLQLQLDAHPSKESIDAAIGDVLVKPWLPLPLGLKPPSLDSVMSELQKQGIPKVPPAALTSGSAGN from the exons ATGCTTGAGGTGTCCACGCTGCGAAGCCCTAGCAAGGCGGATCAGCGCGGCTTCATCGGCGACCATGCCGGGTTCCCCACGTCCGCCACCGACTGCGACGACTTCATGGTCGACGACAACCTGCTCGACTACATCGACTTCAGCTGCTGCGACGTCCCGTCGTTCTTCGACGCCGACGGAGACATCCTCCCCGACCTCGAGGTCGATCCCATGGAGCTCCTCGCCGAGTTCTCGTCCCTGGACGACTCGGCAGTGAGCCCGGCAGATGGTTGTCGAGCCCTTGGCGACGGCGGCCGCGCCGAGGCGAAGCCTCCGGACGTGAAGGAAGCGCAGAAGGAACTGTTAGTGGAAGAAAAAGATGAGAAGCGGTTGTTGGAAGATGAGAAAGATGTGGTGAAGAACGGGGATGAGATCTTGAGCGCGGTGACGACGGAGGATCATGCGGCGGCCGGGTCCGACACCAAGTTGTCAGGGTCGGCAGAGGGACACAGCAAGAAGAAGCCGTCGACGTCGGCCAAGAACTCCCACGGCAAGCGGAAG GTGGATTGGACGCCGGAGTTGCACCGGAGGTTCGTGCAGGCAGTGGAGCAGCTAGGAATTGACAAGGCTGTGCCGTCCCGGATCCTGGAGATCATGGGCATCGAGTGTCTTACACGACACAACATTGCCAGCCACCTCCAG AAGTACCGGTCGCACAGGAAGCACCTGATggcgcgggaggcggaggcggcaaGCTGGGCGCAGAAGCGGCAGATGTACGCGGCGGCTGGCACTGGAGCGCCGAGGAAGGACATGCCATTGCCAGCTGCAGGCCCGTGGGTCGTCGTGCCAACCATCGGGTTCCCGCCGCCGGGTGCGCCCACGACGATGGTGCAGCCTCCGGCGCCGTTCGGCCGGCCGCTGCACGTGTGGGGCCACCCACCCACCGCGGTCGACGCAGCAGCGCCGCCCGCAATGCTGCCTGTGTGGCCGCGGCACCTGGCGCCACCCCGGCCGCTACCGTCGTGGGCGCACCCGCCGCCGGTGGACCCGGCGTACTGGCACCAGCAGTATAAC GCGGCCAGGAAGTGGGGCCCACAGGCAGTGACACAAGGGACACCCTGCGTACCGCCGCCGATGCCTCCTGCCGTAATG AGGTTTCCTGCGCCGCCGGTGCCGGGGATGATGCCGCACCCCATGTATAGACCGATGatctctccgccgccgccaccgcagagCAGCAAGCTCGCCGGCTTGCAGCTGCAGCTCGACGCCCACCCG TCCAAGGAGAGCATCGACGCAGCCATTGGAGATGTTTTAGTGAAGCCATGGCTGCCGCTTCCCCTCGGGCTGAAGCCGCCCTCGCTGGACAGTGTCATGTCGGAGCTGCAGAAGCAAGGCATACCAAAGGTCCCACCGGCGGCGTTGACGAGCGGCAGCGCCGGCAACTGA
- the LOC133891939 gene encoding probable transcription factor GLK2 isoform X1, whose product MLEVSTLRSPSKADQRGFIGDHAGFPTSATDCDDFMVDDNLLDYIDFSCCDVPSFFDADGDILPDLEVDPMELLAEFSSLDDSAVSPADGCRALGDGGRAEAKPPDVKEAQKELLVEEKDEKRLLEDEKDVVKNGDEILSAVTTEDHAAAGSDTKLSGSAEGHSKKKPSTSAKNSHGKRKVKVDWTPELHRRFVQAVEQLGIDKAVPSRILEIMGIECLTRHNIASHLQKYRSHRKHLMAREAEAASWAQKRQMYAAAGTGAPRKDMPLPAAGPWVVVPTIGFPPPGAPTTMVQPPAPFGRPLHVWGHPPTAVDAAAPPAMLPVWPRHLAPPRPLPSWAHPPPVDPAYWHQQYNAARKWGPQAVTQGTPCVPPPMPPAVMRFPAPPVPGMMPHPMYRPMISPPPPPQSSKLAGLQLQLDAHPSKESIDAAIGDVLVKPWLPLPLGLKPPSLDSVMSELQKQGIPKVPPAALTSGSAGN is encoded by the exons ATGCTTGAGGTGTCCACGCTGCGAAGCCCTAGCAAGGCGGATCAGCGCGGCTTCATCGGCGACCATGCCGGGTTCCCCACGTCCGCCACCGACTGCGACGACTTCATGGTCGACGACAACCTGCTCGACTACATCGACTTCAGCTGCTGCGACGTCCCGTCGTTCTTCGACGCCGACGGAGACATCCTCCCCGACCTCGAGGTCGATCCCATGGAGCTCCTCGCCGAGTTCTCGTCCCTGGACGACTCGGCAGTGAGCCCGGCAGATGGTTGTCGAGCCCTTGGCGACGGCGGCCGCGCCGAGGCGAAGCCTCCGGACGTGAAGGAAGCGCAGAAGGAACTGTTAGTGGAAGAAAAAGATGAGAAGCGGTTGTTGGAAGATGAGAAAGATGTGGTGAAGAACGGGGATGAGATCTTGAGCGCGGTGACGACGGAGGATCATGCGGCGGCCGGGTCCGACACCAAGTTGTCAGGGTCGGCAGAGGGACACAGCAAGAAGAAGCCGTCGACGTCGGCCAAGAACTCCCACGGCAAGCGGAAGGTGAAG GTGGATTGGACGCCGGAGTTGCACCGGAGGTTCGTGCAGGCAGTGGAGCAGCTAGGAATTGACAAGGCTGTGCCGTCCCGGATCCTGGAGATCATGGGCATCGAGTGTCTTACACGACACAACATTGCCAGCCACCTCCAG AAGTACCGGTCGCACAGGAAGCACCTGATggcgcgggaggcggaggcggcaaGCTGGGCGCAGAAGCGGCAGATGTACGCGGCGGCTGGCACTGGAGCGCCGAGGAAGGACATGCCATTGCCAGCTGCAGGCCCGTGGGTCGTCGTGCCAACCATCGGGTTCCCGCCGCCGGGTGCGCCCACGACGATGGTGCAGCCTCCGGCGCCGTTCGGCCGGCCGCTGCACGTGTGGGGCCACCCACCCACCGCGGTCGACGCAGCAGCGCCGCCCGCAATGCTGCCTGTGTGGCCGCGGCACCTGGCGCCACCCCGGCCGCTACCGTCGTGGGCGCACCCGCCGCCGGTGGACCCGGCGTACTGGCACCAGCAGTATAAC GCGGCCAGGAAGTGGGGCCCACAGGCAGTGACACAAGGGACACCCTGCGTACCGCCGCCGATGCCTCCTGCCGTAATG AGGTTTCCTGCGCCGCCGGTGCCGGGGATGATGCCGCACCCCATGTATAGACCGATGatctctccgccgccgccaccgcagagCAGCAAGCTCGCCGGCTTGCAGCTGCAGCTCGACGCCCACCCG TCCAAGGAGAGCATCGACGCAGCCATTGGAGATGTTTTAGTGAAGCCATGGCTGCCGCTTCCCCTCGGGCTGAAGCCGCCCTCGCTGGACAGTGTCATGTCGGAGCTGCAGAAGCAAGGCATACCAAAGGTCCCACCGGCGGCGTTGACGAGCGGCAGCGCCGGCAACTGA
- the LOC133891952 gene encoding uncharacterized protein LOC133891952 isoform X1, which produces MIQIFGCGSPKFQNNWESQVLHNEQLLPRERKKQEYLGAVKERYKHLPEVKRIVRHRHLPKPIYKAGNLRHTMIESENRKEERRRKHSSPGSMPVQSFRKRRIIKEVESLYEALALPFSALFLFISKSQSYLNIVKFVLAGFEKQKESTLFYVSVETRNC; this is translated from the exons ATGATACAAATATTCGGCTGTGGAAGTCCAAAGTTTCAGAATAACTGGGAGTCGCAAGTTTTACACAACGAACAA cttcttcCAAGGGAGCGCAAAAAGCAAGAATACCTAGGTGCTGTCAAGGAGCGGTATAAGCACCTTCCAGAAGTCAAGCGGATTGTGCG GCATAGACACCTACCAAAGCCAATCTACAAGGCAGGCAACTTAAGGCATACTATGATTGAATCAGAGAACcgtaaagaagaaagaagacgaAAGCACAGTTCTCCAGGGAGCATGCCTGTACAGTCCTTCAGGAAACGAAGAATCATCAAAGAAGTTGAGTCGCTATATGAAGCGCTGGCCTTGCCTTTCAGCGCGTTGTTTCTGTTTATCTCCAAGTCGCAAAGCTATCTTAACATCGTGAAGTTTGTTCTGGCGGGGTTTGAGAAGCAGAAAGAATCAACACTGTTCTATGTTTCAGTTGAGACTCGAAACTGCTGA
- the LOC133891952 gene encoding uncharacterized protein LOC133891952 isoform X2 — MKVKVKVISRSTDDFTRERSQDLQKVFRNYDPGLHMQEKAVEYSRALNTAKLEKIFAKPFIGAMYGHIHAVSCMAKNPNHLKAIFSGSMDGASSKGAQKARIPRCCQGAV; from the exons ATGAAGGTGAAGGTGAAGGTGATATCACGCTCCACCGACGACTTCACGCGCGAGCGCAGCCAGGACTTGCAG AAAGTATTCCGCAATTACGATCCAGGACTTCATATGCAAGAGAAAGCTGTTGAGTACAGTCGGGCACTTAATACCGCAAAGTTAGAGAAG ATATTTGCAAAGCCATTTATTGGAGCAATGTACGGGCATATTCATGCCGTATCGTGCATGGCGAAGAACCCCAATCATTTGAAAGCAATATTTTCTGGTTCCATGGATGGGG cttcttcCAAGGGAGCGCAAAAAGCAAGAATACCTAGGTGCTGTCAAGGAGCGGTATAA
- the LOC133891976 gene encoding protein NUCLEAR FUSION DEFECTIVE 6, mitochondrial-like isoform X2 encodes MAAAARSLLRSSASLLRAAPARSSASSSATRPSLRRALAAPPRLLRSPVEASFCVESLLPLHSATAAARMTSMLAVPARGLGWLTQAETDGV; translated from the exons atggccgccgccgccaggtCGCTGCTCCGCTCGTCGGCCTCCCTTCTCCGCGCTGCCCCGGCGAGATCCTCCGCCTCGTCATCTGCGACGCGGCCGTCTCTTCGGCGCGCGTTGGCTGCTCCCCCTCGCCTCCTCAG GTCGCCCGTCGAGGCCAGCTTCTGCGTGGAGTCGCTGCTGCCGCTGCacagcgccaccgccgccgcgcggaTGACGTCCATGCTCGCTGTTCCTGCCCGAGGCCTCGGCTGGCTCACCCAAG CTGAAACTGATGGAGTATGA
- the LOC133891976 gene encoding protein NUCLEAR FUSION DEFECTIVE 6, mitochondrial-like isoform X1: MAAAARSLLRSSASLLRAAPARSSASSSATRPSLRRALAAPPRLLRSPVEASFCVESLLPLHSATAAARMTSMLAVPARGLGWLTQGKKLKLMEYDAGAIGTRRSLVFEALL, translated from the exons atggccgccgccgccaggtCGCTGCTCCGCTCGTCGGCCTCCCTTCTCCGCGCTGCCCCGGCGAGATCCTCCGCCTCGTCATCTGCGACGCGGCCGTCTCTTCGGCGCGCGTTGGCTGCTCCCCCTCGCCTCCTCAG GTCGCCCGTCGAGGCCAGCTTCTGCGTGGAGTCGCTGCTGCCGCTGCacagcgccaccgccgccgcgcggaTGACGTCCATGCTCGCTGTTCCTGCCCGAGGCCTCGGCTGGCTCACCCAAGGTAAAAAA CTGAAACTGATGGAGTATGATGCTGGCGCCATAGGAACAAGGAGATCACTGGTGTTTGAAGCTCTTCTGTGA
- the LOC133891989 gene encoding probable metal-nicotianamine transporter YSL1 — protein sequence MAGGDVAADHRNDDQEPSVEAPFAGQSPPPWWRQVTARSVAASVVLGTVFSFISMRIGLTTGLVPSLNMSASLLSFFVISSWTRLLGRCGVATQAFTRQENVVVQTCIISCATLSLYGGFTSYLPAMTETVAKSAGGTGTGKDVYTLHTGKVMAFLFLISFSSLFCTLPLRKIMILDYKLMYPSGSAIAGIVNSFHTPKGAATAKLQVRALVKSLVGSFTWAAFQWFYTGGDGCGFQAFPVFGLKAYRERFYFDFSPSLVGVGMICPYLVNFSLLFGAVVSSGIIWPVLQGKQGKWFTDPSPTSFRGINGYKVPMGISMVLGDSLFQLSAISIRAARHFHQKSQEQKGLKGVADDGGSDEQSSPSFDDRRRIQNFRNEDMPTHFALVGYLIFATISTIFVPRIFPQIRYYHVALCYAMAPLLAFCNSYASGLTDWSLGTVYGKLAIFIVGAWVGEASGGAIAGLAACGVVVVVIGNAAELMQDFKTAYLTLTSPLSMFASQVIGTTLGCLINPFVFLGFQKIVGKEHLGEAGSVYAAPMAVAYRGIAALSVEGIKTLPKHSIKLCIACFVLALCFDSLEAIARANNWRVKGCIPNIMAMAIPFFVGPTFTIDMFVGSLILIIWKRADRQAANMLGIVVASGLICGDGLWALPMAFLSIFKVEPPICMKFLSSYQNKEMQQHFVPDLATPR from the exons ATGGCAGGAGGAGACGTCGCCGCCGACCATCGGAATGACGACCAGGAGCCGTCGGTGGAGGCGCCGTTCGCGGGGCAGTCGCctccgccgtggtggcggcagGTCACGGCGCGGTCGGTGGCCGCGAGCGTGGTGCTCGGCACCGTGTTCAGCTTCATCTCGATGAGGATCGGGCTGACCACCGGCCTGGTGCCGTCCCTCAACATGTCGGCGAGCCTGCTGAGCTTCTTCGTGATCAGCTCGTGGACGCGGCTGCTGGGCCGCTGCGGCGTGGCCACCCAGGCCTTCACCAGACAGGAGAACGTCGTCGTCCAAACCTGCATCATCTCCTGCGCCACGCTGTCGCTCTACG GCGGCTTCACGTCCTACTTGCCGGCGATGACCGAGACGGTAGCAAAATCAGCCGGCGGGACAGGCACAGGGAAAGATGTGTATACGCTGCATACAGGAAAGGTCATggccttcctcttcctcatcaGCTTCTCCAGCTTGTTCTGCACGCTCCCGTTGAGGAAG ATCATGATTCTGGACTACAAATTGATGTACCCATCTGGTTCAGCTATCGCTGGCATTGTCAACAGCTTCCACACGCCAAAGGGGGCTGCAACAGCAAA ATTGCAAGTGCGCGCTCTGGTGAAATCTCTGGTTGGAAGCTTCACGTGGgctgccttccaatggttctacACGGGAGGAGACGGCTGTGGCTTCCAAGCCTTTCCTGTCTTCGGACTCAAGGCGTACAGGGAACGATTCTACTTTGATTTCTCCCCGAGTCTCGTCGGCGTCGGCATGATCTGCCCTTACCTAGTAAATTTCTCGCTGCTCTTCGGAGCCGTCGTTTCATCGGGGATCATCTGGCCCGTTCTGCAAGGCAAGCAAGGGAAATGGTTCACCGACCCTTCGCCGACCAGCTTCAGAGGAATCAATGGATACAAG GTGCCCATGGGCATCTCGATGGTGCTTGGGGATTCCTTATTCCAGCTGAGTGCAATCAGCATCAGGGCAGCACGCCACTTCCACCAAAAAAGCCAGGAACAAAAGGGTCTCAAGGGTGTAGCAGATGATGGTGGTTCTGATGAACAGTCGTCTCCTAGCTTCGATGATCGGCGCAGGATCCAGAACTTTCGGAACGAGGACATGCCGACCCATTTCGCGCTTGTTGGCTACCTAATATTTGCCACCATCTCGACGATCTTCGTCCCGCGCATCTTCCCGCAGATCAGATACTACCATGTCGCCTTGTGCTACGCCATGGCTCCCCTCCTTGCGTTCTGCAACTCCTATGCTTCTGGACTCACGGACTGGTCTCTCGGCACCGTCTATGGCAAGCTCGCTATCTTCATCGTCGGGGCATGGGTAGGTGAAGCATCCGGTGGCGCAATCGCCGGCCTTGCGGCCTGcggcgtggtggtggtggtcatCGGTAATGCCGCGGAGCTCATGCAAGACTTCAAGACGGCGTACCTGACACTCACCTCGCCGTTGTCCATGTTCGCGAGCCAGGTGATCGGAACAACGCTCGGTTGCCTCATCAACCCGTTCGTCTTCCTCGGCTTCCAGAAAATCGTTGGCAAGGAGCACCTGGGAGAAGCTGGATCGGTCTACGCGGCGCCCATGGCCGTCGCCTACCGCGGAATCGCAGCGCTAAGTGTTGAAGGAATCAAGACACTTCCCAAACACTCCATCAAGCTCTGCATAGCTTGCTTCGTCCTGGCCTTGTGCTTCGATAGCCTGGAAGCAATTGCCAGGGCAAATAACTGGAGGGTGAAAGGCTGCATTCCAAACATCATGGCCATGGCGATCCCCTTCTTTGTTGGACCAACATTCACCATAGACATGTTCGTGGGGAGCCTGATACTCATCATCTGGAAGAGGGCAGATAGGCAAGCTGCAAATATGCTTGGAATTGTAGTGGCGTCAGGTTTGATCTGTGGAGATGGTCTCTGGGCACTGCCTATGGCGTTCCTTTCGATTTTCAAAGTCGAGCCGCCTATCTGCATGAAGTTCCTGTCTAGCTACCAGAATAAGGAAATGCAGCAGCATTTCGTACCCGACTTGGCAACTCCGCGATGA
- the LOC133891997 gene encoding D-amino-acid transaminase, chloroplastic-like produces MGSYVQAGVGQVPVYQSGTEVLQQLQEKWKSTSPAPCTAMYSSVFGGIILDPAMMLVPIDDHMVHRGHGVFDTAMILDGCLYELDPHLDRFLRSAAKARIGSPFPRDKLRSILIQMTAASNCRRGSIRYWLSAGPGDFLLSSKGCPGPAFYGVVIPTEYEQCREGVRAVTTSVPMKPPLFATMKNVNYLPNVLSIMDAEDRGAFASVWVDEQGYVAEGPMVNVAFVTAERELVLPAFDKILSGCTAKRLLALAPKLVEAGLLTGVGTRHMTAEEAKRSVEMAFVGSGLPVLPIVEWDGQAIGDGKVGQLMLALSDLLWEDMKSGPDRITVPYQ; encoded by the exons ATGGGTTCCTACGTGCAAGCAG GGGTGGGTCAAGTCCCGGTGTACCAATCGGGCACCGAG GTGCTGCAGCAGCTGCAAGAGAAATGGAAGTCGACGTCGCCGGCGCCGTGCACGGCCATGTACTCGAGCGTGTTCGGCGGCATCATCCTCGACCCCGCCATGATGCTCGTCCCCATCGACGACCACATGGTCCACCGCGGCCACGGCGTGTTCGACACCGCCATGATCCTCGACGGCTGCCTCTACGAGCTGGACCCGCACCTGGACCGCTTCCTCCGCTCCGCCGCCAAGGCCAGGATCGGCTCGCCCTTCCCGCGCGACAAGCTGCGTAGCATCCTGATCCAGATGACGGCGGCGTCCAACTGCCGGAGGGGCTCCATCCGGTACTGGCTGAGCGCCGGGCCGGGAGACTTCCTGCTCTCCTCCAAGGGGTGCCCCGGGCCGGCGTTCTACGGCGTGGTGATCCCGACCGAGTACGAGCAGTGCCGCGAGGGGGTGCGCGCCGTGACGACGTCGGTGCCCATGAAGCCGCCGCTGTTCGCGACGATGAAGAACGTCAACTACCTGCCCAACGTGCTGTCCATCATGGACGCCGAGGACCGCGGCGCGTTCGCTTCCGTGTGGGTGGACGAGCAGGGGTACGTGGCCGAGGGACCCATGGTGAACGTGGCGTTCGTGACGGCGGAACGCGAGCTGGTGCTCCCCGCGTTCGACAAGATCCTCAGCGGGTGCACCGCCAAGCGGCTGCTGGCGCTGGCGCCGAAGCTGGTGGAGGCCGGGCTGCTGACGGGCGTCGGCACCAGGCACATGACGGCCGAGGAGGCGAAGCGCAGCGTGGAGATGGCCTTCGTCGGCAGCGGCCTGCCCGTGCTGCCCATCGTGGAGTGGGACGGGCAGGCCATCGGAGACGGGAAGGTGGGGCAGCTGATGCTGGCGCTGTCGGATCTGCTGTGGGAGGACATGAAGTCCGGCCCGGACAGGATCACCGTTCCGTACCAGTAA